The genomic segment CCCATTTTTTTTATCTTCAATTGAAGATACTTTTAGTTTTTTATCATTTATAATTATAGTATCTCCTAGAATTAATTTTTGATATTTAGGTTCTATTTTCTCATTTTCAAATATTAGTTTTTTTAATTCTCTTACATCAAAATCATTTACTATACCTCTCGGTTTCTTATTAATATTATTACTCCCATCATCTAAATGCATATTATATATATAATCTTCAGATAATTACCTAATTTCTTCCAATGTTATCGTTTTCCTCTTTAGTTCTAGAGCTCTCTCCTGTATGTGCAAGAATTATATGAGTACTTGTCTTATCACTAACAACCTCTGCATCACTTGGCATACTTGATACATCATCTTTTGGTAATTCTTCTATTTCTTCTCTACCATTTATTAGATACTCTGAATATATATTACCTGGTGTTGCTCCTAATAATTTCCCTTCTTCTGTTTTTCTTCCCTCTTCATGTATTCCATATTCTCTTGCTAATGCTTTCTTAAACTCTAACTCACTCATATTTCCAAATGTATATACATTTTCATATGTTATCTTATACTTTTAAATAACTAAATTCCTATTACTTATACTAATGTAAGTCTATATATTCCTCCTAAGATAAAAGACAGATATATGTATTAATGTTATTAGTTTTTTCATAATTGCCTTTCTACTTTAGATATATAATCCCATACTTATTTCTCTTTCTAATTCTTTTACATTATAATGGTATTCAAATATCCAATCTAACCACTCTTCTTTTGTTATTGTATTTAAATCAAATTTTTTCATAAATTCATATGGTTCATAATATTCTTTTGCTGGAGTTATATTTATTAATTCTTTTGGTGCTATTTCATGATCTATTCCTAAATCTATTCCATGATACATTGCTATCTTTGCATACATTATTACAAATATATGTAAGTAAAAATCAAATGCTGTACTCATGTCATTTAACATCTTTTTTGCTACCTTTTTCTCAAGCATTTTTTCTAGTGTTTCTTTCATCTTTAAACTGTCTTTTAATGCTAATGCTTTTAAAAATTCAAATTCTAAATATACATATTTATGATATGAAGATTTTGAGGGATTATTTAAATATATATCTGATCTTCTTATCACATCTTCCCAATCACCTTTAAGAGCTAGTAATATAGTTCTTGATAAAAATCTATATGATTCTGATTTAATATATTTATCTTTTTCATTTTCATATGCTACTACATCAAGATTTCTAATTAAAAAATCTATTATTTCTTTATTGTTAGACATTAATGTTTCACTAAATTCTACATGTCCTCCTCTAAGTATACCTCTTGAATCACTACCCATTATACATAGTTTCCCATATATATACATATCTTGTTTAAATTTTTCAAGGTCTTTTTCAAAAAGTAAATTTTTTGAACCTCTAAATCTATATATTTTTCCTATAAATCCTATAATTAATAAAGACTCTTTATTTAATATACGTTTTAATCTTTCTTCTTCATATTTTATTGCACAATTTAAATTATCTACTACTAAATCAATTCTTTCTTCTCTTATTTTTTGACTAACCAACATCTTACTCCTCTATTTAACTTTATTATTTACTTTTAAAGGAAAAAATATTATCTCTCCTTTATTTTTATTTACTCCTATTCATCTATTTTTGATACATCTAAGGACTTACCACTTTTTAATCACTATTTAAACTTATTGCTAAGCTTTCTTCTTTTCCATTATATATTATTCTATCTATTTCTGTAGATTGTATAATAAAGGGAATAAGGGTTAGTATTATTAGTTTTTTCATAGCACTCTTTAATAATAACATATTTCTAACCAAAACTTTACAAAAGTTTGATTTTTAAATGATAAATCATCTTCTTTGTTTTTATCTATAAGTTTCTTTTCTATAAAAAATCTTTTAATAAAACTACTAATAGAAGCATCTAATATTATTACATCACTACAAGCTACATGAAATACCGGTGTTTTATCACTATCTACTACTTGTGAAATGAAATAACCTTTATATGTTAAAGGTATTAATCCTTCTGCTTCATTAAATCTTCTCTCCATTTCATTTTCTCTTTCATCTTCATCTTCTGGCTCTGGTCCCCATAAACTTTCTGGCCAATTAAGACAATACATCTCCCATTGTTCATCATAATATTTTATGTACTCTTTTATTTTATTTATATTTTCTATAGAAAAATCTGCATAATTTATAGTATACTCATTTAAAGGCATTCCTTCTTTATATAAATTTTGTAAACACTTAGGCATTCTAAAATTATATATCTTTTCTATTTTTTCTATATCTTCATCACTTACTGGTGGTAATAATTCAATATTATTTTCTTTTACTTCTTTTAATATATTTTCAAACATACTCTCACTCTCCTATTTTAATTTGATAAATGTTTCATAATGATCTATTGTATAATATATAGAGCCATCACTTCCAAATACAAGTCTTACTTTATTTCTACCTTCTATTTTAAGGTTAAGATCAAATTCTCTAGGTAATTTACTATCTCTATTTAACCACTTTCTATTTCTCTTACCCCTTTTGGAGGATTAAATTTATTTTTTTCAATTTTTTTAATAGCTTCATATACTTCTTCTGGAACATCTTCTCTAACTTCTAAATTTTCTGTATATTTTATTTCTTTAAAAACTTTATTATTTTCTGTCTTTTTTTACTAAATTAAAATAGTAAGTGTCAAAAATATAACTTAAAAAAAGGGAGAATTCTAAAAAGTTCTAGATTTCTCCATTATTTTTTGGGCTATTTCGAAACAGTCCCCTTTTTTAATACATTTTATATATTTTTACTTTATAGAAAATTCATATTTACTATACTTAAATTCTAGCTCAACATATATTTTTGTAATTTTCTACTTGATAATGCTAATACTAAAGTTCCAAGTATCAATATTGTTGATAATGCATTAATTGTTGGACTTACTCCAAATTTAAGCATTGAATATATTTGTATAGGTAAAGTATCAGAGTTTGTTCCTGTAACAAAACTTGTAATTACAAAATCATCAAGTGATAATGTAAGTGACATTAAAAATGCTGAAACTATACCGGGAACCATAGTTGGTAGTATTACTTTATTTAAAGTTTGTAATTCTGTTGCACCTAGATCTCTTGAAGCTTCTACTATAGAAAAGTCAAATTCAGATAATCTTGACATTAATATAAATAAAGAAAAAGGTATATTAAATGTCGTATGTGCTATAAATATTGTAAACATACCTAAAGGTATTTTAGCAAAATTCATATTAAAGAATAAAAGTAATGATACCCCTATAATTAAATCAGGTATTACTAAAGGAATATAGTTTAATACTTTTACATATGATTTAACCTTAAAGTTATACCATTTAATTCCTATAGCACCTAAAATAGCTATTACAACTGAAACTGCTGATGAAGTAAGTGCAATAACTATACTTCTTCCAAAAGCTTGCCAGAGTCTAGGTGATTTTGTAAATAGTTCTATATACCATCTTAAAGAGAAAGATTTAAATTCATAACCCTTACTTGAGTTAAATGAAAGTAATATTAACATTATTATTGGTAAATAGAAAAATATCATAACCATTACGAAAAAGAATAAAGAAAATCTTCTTTTATCATTCATTATTCATCACCATCCTTATCTGCTTTAATTCCTATCCATACAAATACTGAAGTAATAAGTATAAATAGTGTAGAAATAGCCGATGCTGATGGCCAATCTCTTAAGCTAAACATTCTTGTAGCAATAATATTTCCAAGCATTATACCATCTGTTCCTCCAACTAAATCTGGTACTGCATATGAACCTATAGCAGGTACAAATGTTAATACTAATGCTGTAATAATTCCATTTTTTATACCAGGTAAGAATATTTTCATATGAGCAGTAAAATTACTTGCTCCTAAGTCTCTTGCTGCATCTATTAACGAAAAATCAAATTTTTCTATTGCAGTATATAGAGGTAATATTGCATAAGGTAAGAAAATATAAACAGAAATTATTATTACCGCAGTTCTATTGTATAATAGATCTAGAGGTTTATCTAAGAAGAATATTTTAACTAAAAATCTATTTAATATCCCATTATTTCCTATTAATGCAACTATAGAAAATATTCTAACTAAGAAGTTAGTCCAAAATGGTATTACTATTAATAATAACCATAAATTTTTTCTCTTCGAACGAGAAATAAAATAGGCTGTTGGTATTGCAACTAGTATTGTTATTAATGTAATAACTACTGATAAATTAAGTGTCTTTAAGACTATCTTAAATATATCTTGTGAGGCAAATATATCTTTATACGCCTTTAATGTGAAAGTTGTATAACTAGATATACCACCATATGCTCCTTTTTTAAGGAAACTAAAATATACTATTATTGCAGTTGGAATCGCAAAGAATACACTCATCCAAATTGTTATTGGCAAAAAATATAGATATCTTAGTACTGATTTTTCTTGTAATATATCGTTACGTGCCATTAGAACACCTCCACTAGATATGCATCTTCATAATTCCAGTAGAAATACACCTTTTCTTTCCATACGAATAATTCTTCTTCTTCTAAGAACTCTCTATGTTGGTCAAATGCTCTAATTATTCTATTTGAACCTTCAACTTTAATAAATAGTTTAGATTGGAACCCAGAGTAAATTACTTCATCTACTACACCAGTTAGTACCTTGTATTTAGGGTTTTCTTTTGGTGGTTTTACATCTACTTTAATTTTTTCTGGTCTTAAAGTTAATTTAACTTTATCCCCTGGTTTTACGGGTTTATCAAGTTCAACTTTAAATTCTCCAATTTCATCAGATTTAGCAAGTGCATAATTTTCAAATACTTCTGTTATTTCTCCAGTTAAGAAATTAGTTTCACCTATAAAGTCTGCGATAAATTCATCATTTGGTTTTTCATAAATTTCATTTGGAGTACCTATTTGTAAGATATCTCCTTTGTTCATTACTGCTATTCTATCAGATACTGATAGAGCTTCTTCTTGATCATGAGTTACAAAGACGAAAGTAATACCTACTTCATCATGTATAGTATCAAGTTCTATTAATAATTTTTGTCTTAACTTTGCATCAAGTGCTGAAAGTGGTTCATCAAGTAATAATACATCAGGTTTACCTATTAAGGCTCTTGCTATTGCAACCCTTTGTTTTTGTCCTCCTGATAAATTTTCAGGCATCTTATTTTTATGTTCTAATAATCCAACTAATTCTAAGTATTTTGTTACTTCTTTCTCTATTTCATCTTTTGCAATACCTTTTAATTTTAAAGGGAATGCAACATTATCATAAACTGACATAGTTGGGAACAGTGCATAATTTTGAAACACTGTGTTAACATTTCTTTTTTCTGGTGGTAATTTATCAATTCTTTCATTATTAACAATTATTTCACCACTATCAGGATATATAAATCCAGCTATCATTCTTAAAAGTGTAGTTTTCCCACATCCACTTGGACCAAGTATAGAAAAAAACTCTCCTTTTTTTATTTTTAAACTTACATCTTTAAGTATTTTTTCTCCCCCAAAACTCTTTGCAACATTTTTTATTATTATATCATCTTTTTCCAACTATCCGTCTCCTTTACATATTAATTTTTACTGAAAAATTCTTTTGCTAACTCTTTTAAATAGAATAAATCTTGTACTCCACATACTTCTCTAACTGAGTGCATTGCTAGCATTGGTACACCTAAATCTATTGAATCTATATCTAAGTGTGTTGACGATATTGGCCCTATAGTTGAACCTCCAACTTCATTTGATTGATTTACAAAGAATTGTATCTTAATATCAGTTCCTTCTATTATTTGTTTTACAACAGCTATCGAGAATCCATCAGATGTATATCTTTGATTTGCACTTATTTTAACTTGTACACCTTCATTAATTTTTCCAAGGTTAGTTGGATCACTCTTACCTAGATATGCAGGATGAGCCGCATGTGCTCCATCTGCTGATAAGATAAATGATGATGATAACATTGTTAAGAAAGTATTTCTATCCATTCCTAATGAATAAATTATTCTTTCTAATACATTTGATAAGTAGTTTGAATCTGCCCCTTGTTTAGTTGCTGATCCTATTTCTTCATTATCAAATCCAACAAATACATTAATTTGATTGTCTGCATTTTCTGCTTCAACTAGTCCTAATAAACCTGAATAAACAGAGACTAAATTATCAAGTTTTGGTGCAGAAATAAATTCTTGATTTATACCTACAAGTGCTCCTTTTTCAGTTGCATAAACATATAGATCAAAATCTAAAATATCTTCCTTTTTAATATTAAATTTTTCAGATATTAAGTTTAATAAGAAGTCATCTTTTTCAAAACTTTCATTAACTAATCCTATTATAGGTAAAGTGTCATTTTGTCTATCTATTTTAACACCATTATTTACTTCTCTATTTTGGTGTATAGCTAAATTAGGTATAGTTAAAATTGGTTCTTCTATCTTAATCTTAATAGTTTTAGGTCTAAATATATCATTAGTTCTAACAACTACTCTACCTGCTATAGATAAAGGTCTATCAAACCAAGTATTTAAAATTGGTCCTCCATAAACTTCTGTATTTAATCTTATTACACCATTTACAGTCATAACAGGGTTTGGTTTAATTCTAAAACCTGGTGAATCTGTATGAGAACCAAAAATTTTAAATCCTTTATTAACATCTAAATTTTCACCAATAGTAAATGCTATTATTGTTGAATTAGATCTTTTAACAAAGTATTTTCCACCTTTTTTTAATTCCCATTTTGCAGTTGGTTCTAATCTTTCAAAATCATTTTCTGATAAAATTGTTGAACAATTTCCAACCACGTGATATGTACTCGGAGAATCATCAATAAATTCTATCATTTCTCTTGCAAAACTCTTGATTTCTAAGTCGTGAAATTCTGCTTTTAGTTTTTTACTATCCATTATTTCACCTCTATTTCATATATTTTCCCAAATTTATTTTTTAGGTAATTTACATAATATTTAGCTGAGAATTCTTCACCAGTTGCATTTAATATTACATCTTTAGGATCTTTAAATGAACCAAATTGATGTATTTTTTCTTTAAGCCAATTATTAATGTTTTCAAAATTACAATTTTCTAATTCTTTAGATATATCTATATCTTTTTCCATAGCTTTATATATTTGAGCTGAATAAGCTGAACCTAATGCATAAGAAGAGAAATATCCAAATGATCCTTGTGACCAGTGTACATCTTGTAATATTCCTTCTGAATAAGTCATAGGTCTTACACCTAAATATTCTTCATATTTATCTGCCCATTTTTTAGCAATTTCTTCTGCATCTTCTACTTTTTCTAAATCAGAGAATATTTCTTTTTCTAATTCATATCTTATCATTACATGAATTGGATAAGTTAATTCATCTGCTTCAACTCTTATTAATGAAGTATTTACTTCATTTAATATTAATTTAAATTCATCAAGAGTAATATCCATACCAAAATATTTATCCATTAAATCGTATAATACCTTAGTAAAGCTATCATTCTTACAGAACATGTTTTCAAATATTCTTGATTGAGATTCATGTATACCCATAGAAACTCCTCCACCAAGAAAATTATTTTGGTATATATCAGATATTTGTTGTTCGTATAAAGCATGACCAGTTTCATGTATAGTTGAATATATTGCTGAAAGTGGGTCATTTTCATAATAATGTGTAGTTATTCTAACATCTTTATTACTTGTATTAGTAGTAAAAGGGTGTTCACTTTCTTTTATCACTCCAGAATTATAGTCATATCTTAATATTTCTGAAACTTCTTTAGACAATTCTCTTTGTTTATCTATTGGATAAGGTTTAGCTAAAAATCTAGATTTAATATCTTTTAATTCTTCTCTTTTCTTAGTTATTACCTCTTTGATAAATGGTGTTAATTCATCTTTAATATTCTTAAAGAATTCATCAACAATTTCTACAGTTAATTCATTTTCATAATCACTTAGTAAAAGATTATATGGATGACCTGTATATCCTCTATATTTTATAAACTCTTTGTTATATTTAATAACTTCTTCTAAATAAGAGGCATAAATTGATAAATTATTACTTCTTTTAGCTTCCCCCCATTTTTGTGTAGATATAGTTGATAATTCAACATATTTAGAATACACCTCTACCGGTATTTTACTCATTTTATCAAATATTTTTTTTCTCATATTTAATATTAATTTTCTATCAATTTCATTTAAATTTTCAACATTTAAACCATAAACTATTTCTTTTACCTCATCATTTATTAAAGTTAAATAAGAAAGTTCCGTTAGAGTTGCTAAAGTCTTAGAAATACTTAAAGTTGCATTTTTAGGAGCTTCTGTTTCTAAGTCCCATGATAAAATTGTTATTGCATGTTCATATGCTCTATTTTTTTCAAGTATCTCTTTTAATCTAATAATTTTATCCATTTAAATCACCTTCTCCTTTTCATTATTCTTTCATTTAATTATACCTTTTTTTATTTATTTTTTCAATTAAAAATACAAAAAAAATTATTTAAAAAAAAAAGTCTTAAAACCCTTTTCAAATCAGTTTTAAGACATAATTTTTATTTATCAAATTTTGATTTATAGAACATTTCATTCATTACTTCTAAAAGTTTCTTTTTATCTTCTTCATTTACACTCTTATCATTAAAGAATAATGTAGCTTTTTTCACTATATCATTTAATTCTACAAATTCATCTATATTTGCTCCAGCTAAGTTCATTATATTTATCTTATCTAACGAATAAATTTCACATAATCCTGCAAGAACTTTTATAGGAGTCTTATTACTTTCTCCATCTTCTATTCTTTTTATATTAGTATGTGCATAGCTTATTCCTTTTTCGTTTAATTTTGCTTCAACTTCCCTTAATGAATATCCTTTTCTTTCTCTGGCATTCTTTAAAGTTTGTCCTAGATCCATCATAATTTTCCCTCCAGCTTTAATAATATAACACATTATAACATTTAAGTTAGAAAAAAGCAACATTTTTTTATTTTTTTAAATTTATTGTTGCATTTTTAAAACAAATATGGTATATTAGTGTTATAAAAATAAAACACGGAGGAATGAAAATGATAGCTGCATTATTAAAAAAAACAAATTTCGAATATTTATTAGAGGGTATTTTAAATATATTACCATTTACTTTTATACTTAATCTTATTCCTTTTTTACTTGTAGAACTATCTTTAACTGCTTTAATTATTTTAGCAATTATATTTATATTACAGGTATATTTATTATTCAAACTTTCTGATATCGTAGAATAGGAGTATCACTTTGATTATTATACCCATAAAACTTTCAAAAGAAGACGAAAAAATAATTAAGGCATATGTTAAAATTAATAATTTAGATTTATCAAATTTCATAAGAAATATTATTATAAATAAAATAAAAGAAGAATATATATTAGAAGAAAAATATTTACTTGAAACTATAGAAAAGAATAAACATAATGAAATATATAAGCATTTCGAATTACTTGATTCATTAGAATAAAAAAGAGTTTGTAATAGTAATTACAAGCTCTTTTTATTTATACTAAAATTTTAATATAGAATAAACATCTTTACCTTCTAATACTTCTCTACCTTTAAGGTCTACAAGTTCTATTAGGAAAGCTAATTCGTGTACTTCTGCACCTAATTCTTCAACTAAATCTACCATTGCTTTTGCAGTTCCACCTGTTGCTAATAAATCATCAACTATCAATACTTTAGCGCCTTTTTCAAATGCATCTTTATGTATTTCTATTGCATTTTTACCGTATTCTAATGAATATTCTGCTCTAACAGTTTCTGCAGGTAGTTTTCCTGATTTTCTTGCCGGAACAAAACCTGCCCCTATATTATATGCAATTGCAGCTCCAAATATAAAACCTCTTGCATCTGCACCTAATACATAATCTATTCCTTGATCTTTGTATCTGTTAGTAAAGTCTTCAATAATTAATCTTAATCCTTCTTTATCTTTAAGAGCTGTAGTAATATCTCTAAATATTATTCCTGGCTCTGGAAAATCAGGGATGCTTCTAATCATTTCATCTAATTTTTGAATTTGTAATTTATCCATCATCTCTCCTATCTTTTGATAATAAGTTTAACTTTTTCTATTTTCTTATTATCAACTTTTAAAACTTGTATAATATAATCATCATTTATTACTTTATCATTTTCATTTGCTACTCTTTCAAGTTTATACTGTATATATCCTGAAATAGTATCATATTCTTCAGATTCTTCTATATTTAATTCATATTTTTCATTAATTTCATCAACTAATGTTTCTCCTAATAACTCATATACATTTTCCGAAATTGATTTAAAGTTTTCTTCTTCAATATCATATTCATCTCTAATTTCTCCTACTATTTCTTCTAGTAAGTCTTCTATAGTTATTAGTCCTAAAGTTCCTCCATATTCATCTATAATTATAGCCATATGTTGTTGTTTTTGTCTAAAGAATTCTAACATATCTGTTAATGTTACAGTTTCTGGTACATAAACAACATCTTTAATCAGATTCTTTAATTTAATATTTCTATCCTTATATTTTAAAAGGTCTTTAGTATACATTACTCCACAAATATCATCTATACTTTCTTTGTATAAAGGTATACGTGAAAACTCATGTTCAATAATATCATCCCATACATCATTTAATATTTCTTCTTGATCATAAGCTACTATAGATGTTCTAGGTGTCATTATTTCTTTAACAGTAGTATCTGTAAAAGTAAAGATACTGTGTATCATTTCTTTTTCTTCTTTTTCTACTTCATTATTATTAGCATAACTAATAATATTTTTGATATCCTCTTCAGTAAGATCTCTCTCACCTATATCTTCTCCATTGTTAAATATATTGTTTATTTGTTTGTATAAAAACTCAATAATTACAACTAATGGATAAAGTAATATCATTAAAACATCAATAAAGTCTATAGTATATATTAATGTTTTATATATATCTATTTTAGCAATAACCTTAATAAATGTCTGTAGAACAATCAATAGTACTACTGATATTACAAAAAGTGTAATACTAGAACCCAAAAATATTCCTAAATTAAAGTTAACTATTTTTAGATATAGTGCTATAAGTAGTAGATTTAAAATATTTGAAACTACTTTATATCTTATTAAACTTTCTAAAAATTTTGCTACTTTTCTTTTGTTATCCTCATCTACTTCCTTTAGATGATTTTTTTCTATATAATTTAAATACATAAAACTTGTATCAAACGCACTTAAAATCGAAAAAAATACTAAAGTTATCAAGAGGGCTATTATTATATTAATACTTATCTTAATACATCTCCTTTTTAGAAAACATTCTAACTAATTTTATCATATCATATATTTTTTTTCAATTACATATTATTTAGCTTAAAAGCACTAATAGTATTTTTTATTAATGAATAAATAGTCATAGGGCCAACACCACCTGGAACTGGACTAATGAAGCTAGCATTTGAATTTATCATAACATCATCAAAGTCTACATCACCTGAAATTTTACCCTCAAATTCTGATATTCCAACATCAATTACAACTGCTCCATCTTTAATATCTTTACCCTTAATTAATCTTGGAACTCCTGTCGCACTTATTAAAATATCTGCTTGTTTTACTTTATGAAACAAATCTTTTGTTTTACTATTACAAACTTGTACTGTAGCTCCTTCATTAATTAGCATTAAAGCTAAAGGTTTACCAACTATATTTGATCTACCAATTATTACTACATCCATTCCTTCTATCCCTATGTTATAATATGATAAAAGTTCCATTATTCCTTGTGGGGTACATGAATAAATACCCTTATCTTTAAATAATAAATTACCTACATTTTCTGGATGAAATCCATCTACATCCTTATTAGGTGATATAGCTGACATAATTGAAATATAGTTAATATGAGAAGGTAATGGAAGTTGAACTAATATCCCATCTATCTTTTTATTATCATTTAATTTTTTGATTTCTAATATCAGTTCACTCTCAGATATATTTTCATCAAAAGAAATAGTCTCTTGATATATACCTAATTCATCACATTTTCTTGTTTTCATATTTAAATATATACTTGAAGCTTTATCATTACCTACTTTAATAAATGCAAGTCCTGCTTTTCTTCCTATTTTTTCACTTAACTCTTGGTATTCTTCTCTTAATTTTTCATACAGTATATTTGATACATAACGTCCATCTAATATACTTTTAGTCAAAATTAATTCCTCCTCTTAATTCTGGGTTTATTCTCCAGAAATTTAATTCTTTAAGTTTTGCTGAAATGTCTGCATTAACTACTGCGGTATTACTATTTAATTCTAATTTACAAGCAGTCATATTTAAAATTGCTTCTACTCCAGCTTCTATTAATTCATTTGTAGCCATTTGAGCATACTCACTATTAATAGCTAAAACAACAGTATGTACTCTGTTTTTCTTAATATATTCAATACAGTTTTTTGCATCTTGTACTACTATTCCTAAATTAGGTATTTCTTTACCTATTTTTTTAGGATCTTTATCAAAAACTGCTTTTAATTTGAACCCTTCTCCTAAAACATCAGTATTCAATGCTATCATTTTACCAACATGTCCATATCCTAATAAGATTAGTTCATTTTCTCTATCTATACCTAAGATAGATTCTATTTCTCTAATTAAAGCACTTACGCTATATCCTTTACCTCTTACCCCAAATTCTCCAAAAGTAGATAAGTCTTTTCTTACTTGAACAGCTGTAGTATTCATTTTTTGAGCTAACTCTATAGAGTTAATTTCTGGTTGTACTTTTTCTAAATCTTTCAATATCCCTAAGTACAGGGCTAGTCTTGCTACTATACGTCCTGAAACATCTTTTGGACTATATTTTTTTATCATCAAAAATTCCTCCTTATTCCAACACATCTAATTTATTTATTTGTCTTCCATTAATAAAATCTAAAGCGCTTTGTTTCTTTTTACCTTCAAGTTTTAATTCTTTAAGTATTATTGCACCATCACCAGTTTTTACAACTATTCCTTGTTTATTTAGGTCTATTACTGTTCCTGGTAATTCATCTCCTACATATTCTATCACTTCTGATGAATATAGTTTTAATACTTTATCATTTAAAGTTGTATAAGCTTCTGGGAAAGGATTTAATCCCCTTATTTTATTAAATATAGTTAAACTATCTTTACTAAAATCTACTTTCGTTTCTTCTTTTTTAATTGGCTTAACAAAAGTAGCTAAACTATGATCTTGTTTAGTTGCTTTTACTGTATTATTTTTCATCATTTCAACTGCTTGTTGAACTCCACGTGCTCCTAAAACTTTTAACCTATCATGTAGTGTTCCTAAATTATCTTCTTTTAATATTTCAGTCTCTAAAGTACAGATTACATCTCCTTCATCAAGATTTTCATCTATATACATAATAGATACTCCAGTTTTATCATCACCATTTAAGATGGCAGCATGTATAGGTGCTGCTCCTCTATATTTAGGTAATAGTGATGAATGCACATTAATAATTCCATATTTTGGTAAATCAATAATATTTTTGGGTATTATCATACCATATGCTACTACTACTATTAAATCAGCATTATATTTCTTTAATATTTCATAAGTTTCTTCAGTTCTTAAA from the Streptobacillus canis genome contains:
- a CDS encoding ubiquitin-like domain-containing protein; this translates as MHLDDGSNNINKKPRGIVNDFDVRELKKLIFENEKIEPKYQKLILGDTIIINDKKLKVSSIEDKKNG
- a CDS encoding Imm49 family immunity protein codes for the protein MLVSQKIREERIDLVVDNLNCAIKYEEERLKRILNKESLLIIGFIGKIYRFRGSKNLLFEKDLEKFKQDMYIYGKLCIMGSDSRGILRGGHVEFSETLMSNNKEIIDFLIRNLDVVAYENEKDKYIKSESYRFLSRTILLALKGDWEDVIRRSDIYLNNPSKSSYHKYVYLEFEFLKALALKDSLKMKETLEKMLEKKVAKKMLNDMSTAFDFYLHIFVIMYAKIAMYHGIDLGIDHEIAPKELINITPAKEYYEPYEFMKKFDLNTITKEEWLDWIFEYHYNVKELEREISMGLYI
- a CDS encoding ABC transporter permease, which gives rise to MNDKRRFSLFFFVMVMIFFYLPIIMLILLSFNSSKGYEFKSFSLRWYIELFTKSPRLWQAFGRSIVIALTSSAVSVVIAILGAIGIKWYNFKVKSYVKVLNYIPLVIPDLIIGVSLLLFFNMNFAKIPLGMFTIFIAHTTFNIPFSLFILMSRLSEFDFSIVEASRDLGATELQTLNKVILPTMVPGIVSAFLMSLTLSLDDFVITSFVTGTNSDTLPIQIYSMLKFGVSPTINALSTILILGTLVLALSSRKLQKYMLS
- a CDS encoding ABC transporter permease, whose protein sequence is MARNDILQEKSVLRYLYFLPITIWMSVFFAIPTAIIVYFSFLKKGAYGGISSYTTFTLKAYKDIFASQDIFKIVLKTLNLSVVITLITILVAIPTAYFISRSKRKNLWLLLIVIPFWTNFLVRIFSIVALIGNNGILNRFLVKIFFLDKPLDLLYNRTAVIIISVYIFLPYAILPLYTAIEKFDFSLIDAARDLGASNFTAHMKIFLPGIKNGIITALVLTFVPAIGSYAVPDLVGGTDGIMLGNIIATRMFSLRDWPSASAISTLFILITSVFVWIGIKADKDGDE
- a CDS encoding ABC transporter ATP-binding protein, which produces MEKDDIIIKNVAKSFGGEKILKDVSLKIKKGEFFSILGPSGCGKTTLLRMIAGFIYPDSGEIIVNNERIDKLPPEKRNVNTVFQNYALFPTMSVYDNVAFPLKLKGIAKDEIEKEVTKYLELVGLLEHKNKMPENLSGGQKQRVAIARALIGKPDVLLLDEPLSALDAKLRQKLLIELDTIHDEVGITFVFVTHDQEEALSVSDRIAVMNKGDILQIGTPNEIYEKPNDEFIADFIGETNFLTGEITEVFENYALAKSDEIGEFKVELDKPVKPGDKVKLTLRPEKIKVDVKPPKENPKYKVLTGVVDEVIYSGFQSKLFIKVEGSNRIIRAFDQHREFLEEEELFVWKEKVYFYWNYEDAYLVEVF
- a CDS encoding M18 family aminopeptidase translates to MDSKKLKAEFHDLEIKSFAREMIEFIDDSPSTYHVVGNCSTILSENDFERLEPTAKWELKKGGKYFVKRSNSTIIAFTIGENLDVNKGFKIFGSHTDSPGFRIKPNPVMTVNGVIRLNTEVYGGPILNTWFDRPLSIAGRVVVRTNDIFRPKTIKIKIEEPILTIPNLAIHQNREVNNGVKIDRQNDTLPIIGLVNESFEKDDFLLNLISEKFNIKKEDILDFDLYVYATEKGALVGINQEFISAPKLDNLVSVYSGLLGLVEAENADNQINVFVGFDNEEIGSATKQGADSNYLSNVLERIIYSLGMDRNTFLTMLSSSFILSADGAHAAHPAYLGKSDPTNLGKINEGVQVKISANQRYTSDGFSIAVVKQIIEGTDIKIQFFVNQSNEVGGSTIGPISSTHLDIDSIDLGVPMLAMHSVREVCGVQDLFYLKELAKEFFSKN
- a CDS encoding SMI1/KNR4 family protein — translated: MFENILKEVKENNIELLPPVSDEDIEKIEKIYNFRMPKCLQNLYKEGMPLNEYTINYADFSIENINKIKEYIKYYDEQWEMYCLNWPESLWGPEPEDEDERENEMERRFNEAEGLIPLTYKGYFISQVVDSDKTPVFHVACSDVIILDASISSFIKRFFIEKKLIDKNKEDDLSFKNQTFVKFWLEICYY